The following proteins are encoded in a genomic region of Buchnera aphidicola (Aphis nerii):
- the smrB gene encoding endonuclease SmrB: MNKNRACINDSNFSFRQYLNGTREIVQDTIFHSRINKVINQNTISKKNLIEQEAHSYYFSCFPNETNVFKENPVSYIRSKNSNNILQGLKKGKYLPDISLDLHGLTQYQAQKKLGQLITICQKEKLFCAHIIHGYGKNILKQQIPFWLSQHPDVVAFHQAPKIFGNDAAIIVIIEVYS; the protein is encoded by the coding sequence ATGAATAAAAATCGAGCATGTATTAATGATAGTAATTTTTCTTTTCGTCAATATTTAAATGGTACACGTGAAATAGTTCAAGATACCATATTTCATTCAAGAATAAATAAGGTAATAAATCAAAATACAATATCAAAAAAAAATCTTATTGAACAAGAAGCTCATAGTTATTATTTTTCTTGTTTTCCAAATGAAACAAATGTTTTTAAAGAAAACCCAGTTTCTTATATACGTAGTAAAAATTCAAATAATATTTTGCAAGGATTAAAAAAAGGTAAATATTTACCTGATATTTCTCTTGATTTACATGGCTTAACACAATATCAAGCACAAAAAAAATTAGGTCAATTAATTACTATATGTCAAAAAGAAAAACTTTTTTGTGCACATATTATTCATGGATATGGAAAAAATATTTTAAAACAGCAAATACCTTTTTGGTTATCTCAACATCCTGATGTAGTTGCTTTTCATCAAGCTCCTAAAATTTTTGGAAACGATGCTGCTATTATAGTTATTATTGAAGTTTACAGTTAG
- a CDS encoding beta-ketoacyl synthase N-terminal-like domain-containing protein yields MQRVVITGFGIISSIGNNKKEVLTSLYNGYSGITFSEEMKELGMRSQVWGNIKLKYKNLISKKISRFMTDGAIYALLSMQQAIKDANLEDKYYQKNSRVGLIIGSGAGSRKDYFKNIKIINNHFSFRSLSPYTAIKSMTSSIAANLSTIFKIYGVNYSINSACATSSHCIGNAFELIKLGKQDLIFAGGSEEVSCELAAEFDAMKALSSNFNQTPTKASRVYDLNRDGFIISGGGGVVVIESLQSAVARSARIYAEIIGYAATSDGDNIVIPSGVGALRCMNLAKGKQKLSIDYLNVHGTSTKIGDLVELKAISKSFISQKKPMISATKSITGHSLGASGVHEIIYTLLMLQYNFIAPSINIEMLEPYAQNMNIIQKTISKKITTAMSNSFGFGGTNVSLILKKY; encoded by the coding sequence ATGCAAAGAGTAGTGATTACAGGATTTGGTATAATTTCTAGTATTGGAAATAATAAAAAAGAAGTTTTAACTTCTTTATACAATGGTTATTCTGGAATTACATTCTCAGAAGAAATGAAAGAATTAGGTATGCGTAGTCAAGTATGGGGAAATATTAAATTAAAATATAAAAATTTAATAAGTAAAAAAATATCTCGTTTTATGACTGATGGTGCTATTTATGCTTTACTATCAATGCAACAAGCGATTAAAGACGCTAATTTAGAAGATAAATATTATCAAAAAAATTCTCGTGTTGGATTAATTATTGGTTCTGGAGCAGGTTCACGTAAGGATTACTTTAAAAATATAAAAATTATAAATAATCATTTTAGTTTCCGTTCTTTAAGTCCGTATACTGCTATTAAATCTATGACATCTAGTATTGCTGCAAATTTATCAACTATATTTAAAATTTATGGAGTTAATTATTCTATTAATTCTGCTTGTGCAACTTCTAGTCATTGTATTGGAAATGCTTTTGAATTAATTAAATTAGGCAAACAAGATTTAATTTTTGCCGGTGGAAGTGAAGAAGTAAGTTGTGAGTTAGCCGCAGAATTTGATGCAATGAAAGCTCTTTCTTCAAATTTTAATCAAACTCCTACTAAAGCATCTCGTGTATATGATTTAAACCGAGATGGATTTATAATATCAGGTGGTGGAGGTGTTGTAGTAATTGAAAGTTTACAGTCTGCAGTTGCTCGTTCTGCTCGTATTTACGCTGAAATTATTGGATATGCTGCGACGTCTGATGGTGATAATATAGTAATACCTTCTGGAGTAGGTGCTTTAAGATGTATGAATTTAGCAAAAGGTAAACAAAAATTGTCTATTGATTATTTAAATGTTCATGGAACATCAACTAAAATTGGTGATTTAGTTGAATTAAAAGCCATTTCAAAATCTTTTATAAGTCAAAAAAAACCAATGATTTCAGCAACAAAATCTATAACAGGGCATTCTTTAGGCGCATCCGGAGTACACGAAATTATTTATACTTTATTAATGCTACAATATAATTTTATAGCTCCTTCAATTAATATTGAAATGTTAGAACCTTATGCACAAAATATGAACATTATTCAAAAAACTATTTCTAAAAAAATTACAACTGCAATGTCTAATAGCTTTGGGTTCGGAGGAACTAACGTTTCATTAATATTGAAAAAATACTAA
- the ppa gene encoding inorganic diphosphatase, translated as MNYNKIIAGDNIPNDIYVIIEIPYNSSPVKYEIEKESGLLFVDRFISTPMFYPCNYGYINQTLSMDGDPLDVLVPSPYPVQSNSVIHCKPVGMLRMQDESGDDAKIIAVPKTKVCEEYKYINNITDISQLLKKQIEHFFKHYKKLEKEKWTKIIGWENQTAAKLEITSSCHRFKNKNKI; from the coding sequence ATGAATTATAATAAAATCATTGCAGGTGATAATATACCAAATGATATATATGTTATCATTGAAATACCATATAATTCATCTCCTGTGAAATATGAAATAGAAAAAGAATCAGGTTTACTTTTTGTAGATCGTTTTATATCTACACCAATGTTTTATCCCTGTAACTATGGATATATTAATCAAACATTATCCATGGATGGAGATCCTTTAGATGTTTTAGTACCATCTCCATATCCTGTACAGTCTAACTCTGTTATTCATTGTAAACCTGTTGGGATGCTTAGAATGCAAGATGAATCAGGAGATGATGCTAAAATTATAGCTGTACCAAAAACTAAAGTTTGTGAAGAATATAAGTATATAAATAATATTACAGATATATCCCAATTATTAAAAAAACAAATAGAACATTTTTTTAAACATTACAAAAAACTAGAAAAAGAAAAATGGACAAAAATTATAGGATGGGAAAATCAAACAGCTGCAAAATTAGAAATTACTTCTTCATGTCATCGCTTTAAAAATAAAAATAAAATATAA
- the dapE gene encoding succinyl-diaminopimelate desuccinylase, which produces MICSVTELAKKLIRIPSISPKDLGCQDIMIDFLSNLGFKIKKINVNDTKNFWATRGVGKTLTFAGHTDVVPPGEYEDWNNNPFDPIVQNGFLFGRGASDMKGALSAMLIAAKRFIKKHPYYNGRLSFLITSDEESSAINGTTKVVDYLIDKKDPIDYCIIGEPTSYVKVGDCIKNGRRGSLTADLKIFGVQGHIAYPHLADNPIHKGLPIILKLLSMSLDSGNRFFAPTSINIANIHAGNGSNNMIPGTLFVQFNFRFSNEISENEIQLKFIEILKKNNIDYSIKWHLSGLPFITKTGLLTKTVIKSIVNFTKEKPILSTDGGTSDGRFISKLDAQIIELGLTNKTIHKINEYVKISDLQILTLIYESIMEKLLI; this is translated from the coding sequence ATGATTTGTTCAGTAACTGAATTAGCAAAAAAATTAATTCGGATTCCATCTATTAGTCCAAAGGATTTAGGATGTCAAGATATTATGATAGACTTTTTGTCTAATCTAGGTTTTAAAATAAAAAAGATTAATGTTAATGATACAAAAAATTTTTGGGCTACTAGAGGTGTAGGTAAAACTTTAACATTTGCAGGTCATACAGATGTAGTACCCCCGGGCGAATATGAAGATTGGAATAATAATCCATTTGATCCGATAGTACAAAATGGGTTTTTATTTGGTAGAGGTGCATCAGATATGAAAGGTGCATTATCAGCTATGTTAATAGCAGCAAAAAGATTTATAAAAAAACATCCTTATTATAATGGTAGATTATCTTTTTTAATAACTTCAGACGAGGAGTCTTCTGCTATTAATGGTACTACAAAAGTAGTGGATTATTTAATTGATAAGAAAGATCCAATTGACTATTGTATCATAGGAGAACCCACTAGTTATGTTAAAGTTGGTGATTGTATAAAAAATGGACGAAGAGGATCTTTGACAGCTGATTTAAAGATTTTTGGTGTTCAAGGACATATTGCGTATCCGCATTTAGCAGATAATCCAATTCATAAAGGTTTACCTATTATTTTAAAGTTATTATCAATGTCATTAGACTCTGGTAATCGTTTTTTTGCTCCTACCAGTATAAATATTGCGAATATTCATGCAGGAAATGGAAGTAATAATATGATTCCGGGAACTTTATTTGTACAATTTAACTTTAGATTCAGTAATGAAATATCTGAAAATGAAATACAATTAAAATTTATAGAAATACTTAAAAAAAATAACATTGATTATTCTATAAAATGGCATTTATCGGGATTACCATTTATTACAAAAACAGGATTATTAACAAAAACTGTCATTAAATCTATTGTAAATTTTACTAAAGAAAAACCTATTTTATCTACAGATGGTGGAACTTCTGATGGACGTTTTATTTCTAAACTTGACGCGCAAATAATAGAATTAGGATTAACTAATAAAACTATTCATAAAATTAATGAATATGTTAAAATATCTGATTTACAAATATTAACTTTAATTTATGAAAGTATTATGGAAAAATTGCTTATTTAA
- the tal gene encoding transaldolase — translation MNQLELLKKFTIIVADTSEINSICKYKPQDATTNPSLILKAVELKENRKFLNKAVEYAKKNGGSKKNQLTNASDKILVDLGIEILKYIPGYISSEVDARLSFNTEECILKAKKIIQMYEEQGISRKRVLIKLAATWECIKAAEELKKDNIFCNLTLLFSFAQARACAESNVFLISPFVGRIYDWYVSKNLISTFSYNEDPGVTSVCKIYNFYKKHNYKTIIMGASFRNIQQILLLSGCDRLTISPVLLKELELNNTVFNRKLIPPTIFLEPPRPLTEDEFRWEHNQDEMAVQKLSEGIRNFGKDQLLLEQIISKLI, via the coding sequence ATGAATCAGTTGGAATTACTAAAAAAATTTACAATAATTGTCGCAGATACAAGTGAAATAAATTCTATTTGTAAATATAAACCTCAAGATGCAACTACAAATCCATCTTTAATATTGAAAGCAGTAGAGCTAAAAGAAAATAGAAAGTTTCTCAATAAAGCAGTAGAATATGCTAAAAAAAATGGTGGATCTAAAAAAAATCAATTAACAAATGCAAGTGATAAAATTTTAGTGGATCTTGGTATAGAAATTTTAAAATATATACCAGGTTATATTTCGAGTGAAGTAGATGCACGTTTATCTTTTAATACAGAAGAATGTATTTTAAAAGCAAAAAAAATAATTCAAATGTATGAAGAGCAAGGTATTTCAAGAAAAAGAGTCTTAATTAAATTAGCAGCTACATGGGAATGTATTAAAGCAGCAGAAGAATTAAAAAAAGATAATATTTTTTGTAATTTAACTCTTTTATTTTCTTTTGCTCAAGCACGTGCTTGCGCAGAATCAAATGTTTTTTTAATATCCCCCTTCGTTGGTCGTATTTATGATTGGTATGTATCTAAAAATTTAATATCAACTTTTTCTTATAATGAAGATCCAGGTGTTACTTCTGTCTGTAAAATATACAATTTTTACAAAAAACATAATTATAAAACTATTATTATGGGTGCTAGTTTTAGAAATATTCAACAAATTTTGTTACTTTCCGGATGTGATCGATTAACTATTTCGCCTGTATTATTAAAAGAACTTGAATTAAATAATACAGTTTTTAATAGAAAATTAATCCCACCTACTATTTTTTTAGAACCACCTCGTCCTCTTACTGAAGATGAATTTAGATGGGAGCATAATCAAGACGAAATGGCTGTTCAAAAATTATCGGAAGGTATACGAAATTTTGGAAAAGACCAACTGCTTTTAGAACAAATTATTTCAAAATTAATATAA
- the rsmI gene encoding 16S rRNA (cytidine(1402)-2'-O)-methyltransferase, with amino-acid sequence MNLFNNTGILYIVPTPIGNLSDITYRALKTLQEVDIIACENIQHTNILLKHFNIKNILISFNKNNEIEQSSYLIKKLKKGKTIALVSNAGTPVINDPGYLLIKQCHIFNIKIVPLPGPCAAITALSASGISSDRFCYEGFLPSKKKTRCDLLYSLRKEKRTMIFYESKYRIIDTITDIINEIGKNRHIVIAREITKKWEMIYSNKAEIILSWIKEDQNRYNKGENVVIIDGYQEPKKVNISENIKNTFSILRSVLSLKQSVLLTSKIHKMNKNNLYKYAIKKEEK; translated from the coding sequence GTGAATTTATTTAATAATACTGGAATTCTTTATATCGTACCCACACCTATTGGTAATTTATCAGATATTACTTATCGTGCATTAAAAACATTACAAGAAGTCGATATAATAGCTTGCGAAAATATTCAACATACTAATATTTTACTAAAACATTTCAATATTAAAAATATTTTAATATCTTTTAATAAAAATAATGAAATTGAACAAAGTAGTTATTTAATTAAAAAATTAAAAAAAGGAAAAACAATTGCGTTAGTATCTAATGCTGGGACACCAGTAATTAATGATCCAGGTTATTTATTAATAAAACAATGTCATATATTTAATATTAAAATAGTTCCACTTCCTGGGCCATGTGCGGCTATCACTGCACTAAGTGCTTCTGGTATATCTTCAGATCGTTTTTGTTATGAAGGATTTTTACCTTCTAAAAAAAAAACAAGATGTGATTTATTATATTCTTTAAGAAAAGAAAAACGAACAATGATTTTTTATGAATCAAAGTATAGAATAATTGATACTATAACCGATATAATAAATGAAATTGGAAAAAATAGACATATCGTCATTGCTAGAGAAATAACAAAAAAATGGGAAATGATTTATTCTAATAAAGCAGAAATCATACTTTCTTGGATAAAAGAAGATCAAAACCGTTATAATAAAGGAGAAAATGTTGTTATTATAGATGGTTATCAAGAACCTAAAAAAGTAAATATTTCAGAAAATATAAAAAATACTTTTTCAATATTAAGAAGTGTTTTATCATTAAAACAATCAGTACTTCTTACTTCTAAAATTCATAAAATGAATAAAAATAATTTATATAAATATGCAATAAAAAAAGAAGAAAAATGA
- the pmbA gene encoding metalloprotease PmbA: MKLINQINTEENLLINTVNNTLQLAKKIANCSVEVFVKKTIGININIRNNIVENIEFNSDGALFITVYNKFSKGSVSSRDFSINGIEKMLKIAIDISKHSSSDFFSGLPNIELLCFHADELDLFYPSELNIKNGINFASIVEKEAFKFDKRIINSEGSFFSNHVTMNVFGNSLGMLEKYKSTLYSAYSCMIAKEKNSMQRDFDYSTSRKIEDLEKPDILGKKTAKRAISRLCSKKINTMKSAVVFSKEISSTFFSYLVSAISGDNVYRKSTFLLNDLKRKIFPNWLNILENPHIKQGLGSKPFDNEGVKTTVKYIVENGILKTWLLNNYNARRLGLISTGNSGGIHNWIVSNKNISFKELLKNMNTGLLVTELMGQGVDIISGNYSQGAIGFWIENGIIQYPVNEITISGNLRNMWNDILTISNDIDMRNNIQCGSILISEMQISGN, translated from the coding sequence ATGAAATTAATTAACCAAATTAATACTGAAGAAAATTTATTAATAAATACAGTCAATAATACTCTACAATTAGCTAAAAAAATAGCTAATTGTTCTGTTGAAGTTTTCGTTAAAAAAACGATAGGAATTAATATTAATATTAGAAATAATATTGTAGAAAACATAGAATTTAATAGTGATGGAGCATTGTTTATTACTGTGTATAATAAATTTTCCAAAGGCAGTGTATCATCAAGAGATTTTAGTATAAATGGTATTGAAAAAATGCTTAAAATAGCTATTGATATTTCAAAACATTCTTCTTCTGACTTTTTTTCAGGATTACCAAATATAGAATTATTATGCTTTCATGCTGATGAACTTGATTTATTTTACCCTTCGGAGTTAAATATAAAAAATGGAATTAATTTTGCTTCTATAGTAGAAAAAGAAGCATTTAAATTCGATAAAAGAATTATAAATAGTGAAGGAAGTTTTTTTAGTAATCATGTTACTATGAACGTTTTCGGTAATAGTTTGGGAATGTTGGAGAAATATAAATCTACTCTTTATTCAGCTTATAGTTGTATGATTGCAAAAGAAAAAAATTCAATGCAAAGAGATTTTGATTATTCTACATCTAGAAAAATAGAAGATTTAGAAAAACCTGATATATTAGGTAAAAAAACTGCAAAACGTGCTATTTCTCGATTATGTTCTAAAAAAATTAATACGATGAAATCTGCAGTTGTATTTTCAAAAGAAATATCTAGTACTTTTTTCTCCTATCTTGTTTCTGCTATTAGTGGAGATAATGTTTATCGTAAATCTACTTTTTTACTTAATGATTTGAAAAGAAAAATTTTTCCAAATTGGTTAAATATTTTAGAAAATCCACATATAAAACAAGGTTTAGGTAGTAAACCATTTGATAATGAAGGTGTAAAAACTACTGTAAAGTATATCGTTGAAAATGGAATATTAAAAACATGGTTACTTAATAATTATAATGCTCGTAGATTAGGTTTAATCAGTACTGGAAATTCTGGAGGTATTCATAATTGGATTGTATCTAATAAAAATATATCTTTTAAAGAATTATTAAAAAATATGAATACTGGTTTATTAGTTACTGAGTTAATGGGACAAGGAGTAGATATCATTAGTGGAAATTATTCACAAGGTGCAATAGGATTTTGGATTGAAAATGGAATAATACAATATCCAGTAAACGAAATTACTATATCTGGTAATTTAAGAAATATGTGGAATGATATTCTTACTATTAGTAACGATATTGATATGCGAAACAATATCCAATGTGGTTCTATTTTAATATCAGAGATGCAAATTTCAGGAAACTAA
- the dapA gene encoding 4-hydroxy-tetrahydrodipicolinate synthase: protein MFTGSIVALITPMNKSGKICRSSLKNLINYHILNKTTAIVSIGTTGESATLSQEEHIEVVMLTLEMADKKIPIIAGTGANATTEAISLTKRFENSGIAACLTVTPYYNKPTQEGLYQHFKAISESTELPQILYNVPSRTGCDLLPKTIARLSKLNNIIGIKEATGNLSRINQIKSIVKNDFLLISGDDATALDFIQLGGQGVISVTANIAAKEMTEMCSYALRGDFSKARSINKRLSLLHEALFIEPNPIPIKWLAKKMGLIKNDTLRLPMTPISYNGQIQLEKAFQHAKF from the coding sequence ATGTTTACGGGAAGTATTGTAGCTTTGATTACACCAATGAATAAATCAGGTAAAATTTGTCGATCTAGTTTAAAAAATTTAATCAACTATCATATATTAAATAAAACAACAGCTATCGTTTCTATTGGAACAACTGGAGAGTCAGCAACTTTAAGTCAAGAAGAACATATTGAAGTTGTTATGTTAACGTTAGAAATGGCAGATAAAAAAATTCCTATTATTGCAGGAACAGGTGCAAATGCAACAACTGAAGCTATATCATTAACAAAAAGATTTGAAAATTCTGGAATTGCAGCTTGTCTTACTGTAACCCCATATTATAATAAACCTACTCAAGAGGGATTATATCAACATTTTAAAGCTATCTCAGAAAGTACAGAATTACCACAAATTTTATATAATGTTCCTAGTCGTACAGGATGTGATTTACTTCCAAAAACTATTGCTCGACTATCTAAATTAAACAATATTATCGGAATAAAAGAAGCAACTGGGAATTTATCGAGAATTAATCAAATTAAAAGCATAGTAAAAAATGATTTCTTACTAATTAGTGGCGATGATGCTACAGCATTAGATTTTATACAGTTAGGTGGTCAGGGAGTAATATCAGTTACGGCAAATATTGCTGCTAAAGAAATGACTGAAATGTGTTCATATGCACTAAGGGGTGATTTTTCCAAAGCAAGATCTATAAACAAACGTTTGTCTTTATTACACGAAGCGTTATTTATAGAACCAAACCCAATTCCAATTAAATGGCTTGCTAAAAAAATGGGTTTAATAAAAAACGACACACTTCGATTACCTATGACTCCAATTTCATATAATGGACAGATTCAACTTGAAAAAGCCTTTCAACATGCTAAATTTTAA
- the tkt gene encoding transketolase: MCSEKELSNAVRMLSIDAVQNAKSGHPGMPMGMADIAEVLWRNFLKHSPTNPNWHNRDRFILSNGHGSMLLYSLLHLTGYNLSIEEIKKFRTFNSKTPGHPEIKETPGVETTTGPLGQGLANAVGMAIAEKTLGAYFNRLNYDIVNHYTWVFVGDGCLMEGISHEVCSLAGTLKLGKLIVFYDSNGISIDGKISNWFTDDTVMRFNAYNWHVIDKVNGHDSKSIMNSIQKAILVKDKPSLIICNTIIGFGSPNKSGTSESHGAPLGESEIDLTRKYLKWKYSPFEIPQKIYKKWNFVKQGLKLEQEWNKKFSLYKSKYPELADEYLRRLKKDLPPIWYKKTSDYIIKLQKHPKNIASRKASQNILEKFVKLLPELIGGSADLSPSNLTTCSFSSSIVENISGNYIHYGVREFGMTAIANGISQHGGFIPYTSTFLMFVEYARNAVRMAALMNTKHIFVYTHDSIGLGEDGPTHQPVEQLANLRMTPNIDVWRPCDQVETAIAWKFAIEKKEGPTALILSRQNLSQLHRNNDQLNAISYGAYILYDSKQPIDVIFISTGSEVEITLLAAKEIFSLGYSVRVVSMPSNNVFDQQNKTYKEFVLPSNVTKRIAIEASAKDFWYKYVGINGLIIGMETFGKSAPADVLFEEFGFTVKNIVNKSKNFLKH, from the coding sequence ATGTGTTCAGAAAAAGAATTATCAAATGCAGTTCGTATGTTAAGTATAGATGCAGTTCAAAATGCTAAATCAGGTCATCCCGGCATGCCTATGGGAATGGCAGATATTGCAGAAGTATTATGGAGGAATTTTTTAAAACATAGTCCAACAAATCCTAATTGGCATAATAGAGATCGATTTATATTATCTAATGGTCATGGTTCAATGTTGCTTTATAGTTTATTACATCTTACTGGATATAATTTATCAATCGAAGAAATTAAAAAGTTTAGAACATTTAATTCTAAAACCCCAGGACATCCAGAAATAAAAGAAACACCAGGTGTTGAAACTACAACCGGTCCACTAGGTCAAGGTTTAGCTAATGCTGTTGGAATGGCTATTGCAGAAAAGACATTGGGCGCTTATTTCAATAGGTTAAATTACGATATAGTAAATCATTATACTTGGGTTTTTGTAGGAGATGGATGTTTAATGGAAGGAATCTCTCATGAGGTTTGTTCTTTAGCTGGAACTTTGAAATTAGGAAAATTAATTGTTTTTTATGATAGTAATGGTATTTCAATTGATGGTAAAATATCCAATTGGTTTACAGATGATACAGTAATGCGTTTTAATGCTTATAATTGGCATGTTATTGATAAAGTTAATGGTCATGATTCTAAATCTATTATGAATAGCATTCAAAAAGCAATTTTAGTAAAAGATAAGCCTTCTCTCATTATTTGTAATACTATTATTGGTTTTGGTTCTCCAAATAAATCAGGTACATCAGAATCTCATGGAGCTCCTCTTGGAGAATCTGAAATAGATTTAACAAGGAAATATTTAAAATGGAAATATTCACCTTTTGAAATTCCTCAGAAAATTTATAAAAAATGGAATTTTGTTAAACAAGGGCTGAAACTAGAACAAGAATGGAATAAAAAATTTTCTTTATATAAATCAAAATATCCTGAACTTGCAGACGAATATTTAAGACGATTGAAAAAAGATTTGCCTCCAATATGGTATAAAAAAACTAGTGATTATATTATTAAATTACAAAAACATCCTAAAAATATTGCAAGTCGGAAAGCTTCTCAAAATATTTTAGAAAAATTTGTAAAATTATTACCTGAGTTAATTGGTGGATCAGCAGATTTATCTCCTAGTAATTTAACTACTTGTTCTTTTTCTAGTTCTATTGTAGAAAATATTTCTGGTAATTATATTCATTATGGTGTTCGTGAATTTGGAATGACTGCTATTGCTAACGGTATTTCACAACATGGTGGTTTTATTCCATATACTTCAACATTTTTGATGTTTGTTGAATATGCTCGAAATGCTGTTCGAATGGCTGCTTTGATGAATACTAAACATATTTTTGTATACACTCATGATTCCATTGGACTAGGTGAAGACGGTCCTACACATCAACCTGTAGAACAATTAGCAAACTTAAGAATGACTCCGAATATAGATGTTTGGAGACCTTGTGATCAAGTTGAAACTGCTATAGCATGGAAATTTGCAATTGAAAAAAAAGAAGGTCCAACCGCATTGATTTTATCTCGTCAAAATTTATCTCAGCTTCATAGAAATAACGACCAATTGAATGCCATTTCATATGGAGCATATATATTGTATGATTCTAAACAACCTATTGATGTTATTTTTATATCCACTGGTTCAGAAGTTGAAATTACTTTGCTAGCTGCAAAAGAAATTTTTTCTTTAGGTTATTCTGTACGTGTAGTTTCAATGCCTTCTAATAATGTTTTTGATCAACAAAATAAAACATATAAAGAATTTGTATTACCTTCTAATGTTACTAAAAGAATTGCAATAGAAGCAAGTGCAAAAGATTTTTGGTATAAATATGTAGGAATAAATGGATTAATTATTGGTATGGAAACATTTGGAAAATCAGCTCCAGCCGATGTTTTATTTGAAGAATTTGGTTTTACTGTAAAAAATATAGTAAATAAATCAAAAAATTTTTTAAAACATTAA
- the aroC gene encoding chorismate synthase codes for MAGNTIGKIFCVTTFGESHGIALGCIIDGVPPGLKLSSSDLQNDLNRRRPGTSRYTTQRNELDKVQILSGVFHGITTGTSIGLIINNTDHRSQDYKEIKDLFRPGHADYTYEKKYGIRDYRGGGRASARETAMRVAAGAIAKKYLKHKYGIIIRAYLSAIGHIQCSFESWEEVNNNPFFCANSKKVEDIKKLIKQLKKSGDSVGAEITIISENVPIGLGEPVFDRLDADLAHALMSINAVKGVEIGDGFLVVSQNGSQNRDEITPEGFKSNHCGGILGGISNGENIILKAAFKPTSSIRIPGQTVNINNETTEIIVKGRHDPCVGIRAIPITEAMVAIVIMDHLLRYRAQCDKK; via the coding sequence ATGGCTGGTAATACAATTGGTAAAATTTTTTGCGTTACAACTTTCGGTGAATCACATGGAATAGCATTGGGATGTATAATAGATGGTGTGCCACCAGGATTGAAACTATCTTCTAGTGATTTACAAAATGATTTAAATAGAAGAAGACCAGGTACTTCCAGATATACGACACAAAGAAATGAATTAGATAAAGTTCAAATACTTTCTGGAGTTTTTCATGGTATAACTACAGGAACTAGTATTGGTTTAATTATTAATAATACTGATCATAGATCTCAGGATTATAAAGAAATAAAAGATTTATTCAGACCAGGGCATGCAGATTATACTTATGAAAAAAAATATGGTATTAGAGATTATCGAGGAGGAGGAAGAGCTTCGGCACGTGAAACTGCTATGCGAGTTGCAGCAGGAGCTATTGCAAAAAAATATCTTAAACATAAATATGGAATAATAATTAGAGCATATTTATCAGCAATAGGCCATATTCAATGCTCATTTGAATCATGGGAAGAAGTAAATAATAATCCCTTTTTCTGTGCTAATTCAAAAAAAGTTGAAGATATAAAAAAATTAATTAAACAATTAAAAAAATCAGGAGATTCAGTTGGTGCTGAAATAACAATTATCTCTGAAAATGTTCCTATAGGACTCGGAGAACCAGTTTTCGATAGATTAGATGCAGACTTAGCGCATGCATTAATGAGTATTAATGCTGTTAAAGGTGTAGAGATTGGAGATGGTTTTTTAGTAGTTAGTCAGAACGGAAGTCAAAATCGAGATGAAATCACTCCAGAAGGTTTTAAAAGTAACCATTGTGGTGGAATTTTAGGAGGCATTAGCAATGGTGAAAATATTATATTAAAAGCAGCATTTAAACCTACTTCAAGTATACGAATACCCGGACAAACAGTTAATATAAATAATGAAACAACAGAAATAATTGTAAAAGGTCGACATGATCCATGCGTAGGAATTAGAGCGATACCAATAACTGAAGCAATGGTTGCAATTGTAATAATGGATCATTTATTAAGATATAGAGCACAATGTGATAAAAAATAA